From a region of the Thioalkalivibrio sp. XN279 genome:
- the mtnA gene encoding S-methyl-5-thioribose-1-phosphate isomerase encodes MNETSMDAALPVDPTGINAVAWAEGRLDLLDQRRLPQDVRRVVCEDVDAVILCIRDMVVRGAPAIGVSAAYGAVLAARERLRRDGTNWRAGFQQDLERLRQARPTAVNLGWAVDRMLATAARAGDAPEAELLAEARRIHAQDIAMNQAMARFGADLVTEPGTVITHCNAGALATGGLGTALGVIREAFRRGRVTRVWVDETRPWLQGARLTAWELAREGIPATVITDSAAAQLMRRDPPTWAIVGADRVAANGDVVNKIGTYSLAVAARHHGVRFMVVAPSSTLDAATPDGDAVPIEQRDPEELWRAAGGRPEGAAAANPSFDVTPAGLVDALVTEKGVAAPPGPDSVARLLAS; translated from the coding sequence GTGAATGAGACCTCCATGGATGCCGCGCTGCCTGTCGATCCCACCGGGATCAACGCCGTAGCGTGGGCCGAAGGCAGGCTTGACCTGCTGGACCAGCGGCGCCTGCCGCAGGATGTGCGCCGCGTCGTCTGCGAAGACGTTGACGCGGTGATTCTCTGCATCCGCGACATGGTGGTGCGCGGCGCTCCGGCGATCGGGGTGAGCGCGGCCTACGGCGCCGTGCTCGCGGCGCGCGAACGCCTGCGGCGGGACGGCACGAACTGGCGCGCCGGGTTCCAACAGGATCTGGAGCGGCTGCGCCAGGCCCGCCCGACCGCCGTCAACCTCGGATGGGCCGTCGACCGCATGCTCGCCACCGCGGCGCGCGCAGGTGACGCGCCTGAAGCCGAGCTCCTCGCCGAGGCGCGCCGGATTCACGCACAAGACATCGCCATGAACCAGGCCATGGCGCGCTTCGGCGCCGACCTGGTCACCGAGCCCGGCACCGTCATCACGCACTGCAATGCCGGCGCCCTCGCCACCGGTGGCCTGGGCACGGCGCTGGGCGTAATCCGCGAAGCTTTCCGGCGCGGCCGCGTGACCCGCGTCTGGGTAGACGAGACCCGGCCCTGGCTGCAGGGCGCGCGTCTCACTGCGTGGGAACTGGCGCGCGAGGGGATCCCGGCCACCGTCATCACCGACTCGGCGGCGGCGCAACTGATGCGTCGAGATCCACCCACTTGGGCGATCGTGGGCGCGGACCGGGTGGCGGCCAACGGCGACGTGGTGAACAAGATCGGGACTTATTCGCTCGCGGTCGCGGCGCGACACCACGGCGTCCGCTTCATGGTGGTCGCCCCCAGCTCGACCCTCGATGCCGCGACGCCGGACGGCGACGCCGTACCCATCGAGCAGCGTGACCCCGAGGAGCTGTGGCGCGCTGCCGGCGGCAGGCCCGAGGGCGCCGCGGCTGCGAACCCGTCGTTCGACGTGACCCCGGCGGGCCTGGTCGATGCGCTGGTGACGGAGAAGGGCGTGGCGGCACCCCCGGGGCCCGATTCCGTGGCGCGCCTGCTGGCCAGCTGA
- a CDS encoding TRZ/ATZ family hydrolase, with the protein MEKVDTLIKARWVAPVAPAGAPLEHHAVAVRQGRVVDLLPAAVADSRYEADETLDKPTHVLIPGLVNAHTHAAMTLLRGLADDLPLMEWLQAHIWPAEQRWMSAEFVEHGTELAMAEMLRGGTTTFNDMYFFPEVVARSAARIGMRACVGMILIKFPTVWASEMSEYLRKGLALRDEYKGHPLVSAAFAPHAPYTVDDEYLVKIRKLADELEVPVHTHVHETADEVLGSVVDCGERPLARLDRLGLVSPMLMAVHMTQLEDDEIARMAAAGASVVHCPESNLKLASGFCPVARLLEAGVNVCLGTDGAASNNDLDMLGEMRSAALLAKGVAGRADALPASQVLEMATLNGARALGLAEETGSIEAGKWADLCCVDLAQPATWPVYDPVAQLVYAAGRDQVSDVWVAGRRMVAEGRLTRLDPAVSMRHAEDWRSRIAGAEAND; encoded by the coding sequence ATGGAGAAAGTCGACACCCTGATCAAGGCCCGCTGGGTCGCTCCGGTTGCGCCTGCGGGCGCCCCGCTCGAGCACCATGCGGTGGCCGTGCGCCAGGGTCGCGTCGTCGATCTCCTGCCGGCAGCCGTGGCCGACAGCCGCTACGAGGCCGACGAGACGCTGGACAAGCCGACTCACGTGCTGATTCCAGGCCTTGTGAACGCCCACACGCATGCCGCCATGACTCTGCTGCGCGGCCTCGCCGACGACCTGCCGCTGATGGAATGGCTGCAGGCCCACATCTGGCCGGCCGAGCAGCGCTGGATGAGCGCCGAGTTCGTGGAACACGGGACCGAGCTCGCCATGGCCGAGATGCTGCGCGGCGGCACCACTACGTTCAACGACATGTACTTCTTTCCCGAGGTCGTGGCGCGTTCGGCGGCGCGCATCGGCATGCGTGCCTGCGTGGGGATGATCCTGATCAAGTTCCCCACCGTCTGGGCCAGCGAGATGTCGGAATACCTGCGCAAGGGACTGGCGCTGCGTGACGAGTACAAGGGCCACCCCCTCGTGAGCGCGGCCTTTGCCCCGCACGCGCCCTACACGGTGGACGACGAGTACCTGGTGAAGATCCGCAAGCTGGCCGACGAACTCGAAGTGCCGGTGCACACCCATGTGCACGAGACCGCGGACGAGGTCCTCGGCAGCGTGGTGGACTGCGGCGAGCGGCCGCTGGCGCGGCTGGACCGCCTGGGGCTCGTTTCGCCCATGCTCATGGCGGTGCACATGACCCAGCTGGAGGACGACGAGATCGCGCGCATGGCCGCGGCGGGCGCCAGCGTCGTGCACTGTCCTGAATCCAATCTCAAGCTCGCCAGCGGATTCTGTCCCGTGGCCCGCCTGCTCGAAGCCGGGGTGAATGTCTGCCTCGGCACCGACGGCGCGGCCAGCAACAACGACCTCGACATGCTGGGCGAGATGCGCAGCGCGGCCCTGCTGGCCAAGGGCGTGGCGGGCCGGGCCGACGCGCTGCCGGCGTCGCAGGTGCTGGAGATGGCGACGCTGAATGGCGCCAGGGCACTGGGACTGGCTGAAGAAACCGGCTCCATCGAGGCCGGCAAGTGGGCTGACCTGTGCTGTGTGGACCTCGCCCAGCCCGCCACGTGGCCGGTGTACGACCCGGTGGCGCAGCTGGTCTATGCCGCCGGGCGCGACCAGGTCAGCGACGTCTGGGTTGCCGGCCGGCGCATGGTGGCCGAGGGCCGCCTCACCCGTCTCGATCCGGCTGTGAGCATGCGTCATGCCGAGGACTGGCGTTCACGAATTGCCGGAGCAGAAGCGAATGACTGA
- the ubiG gene encoding bifunctional 2-polyprenyl-6-hydroxyphenol methylase/3-demethylubiquinol 3-O-methyltransferase UbiG, with protein sequence MTENHTANVDTAEIARFEALADRWWDSEGDFKPLHDINPARLEYIDQRVGLDAKRVLDIGCGGGILAESMARRGATVTAIDMAAAPLAVAQLHLRESGLEVEYLKSTAEDHAAARPASYDVVTCLEMLEHVPDPSQVVAACRSLVKPGGHVFFSTINRNAKAWVMAIFGAEYVLRLLPRGTHEYAKLIRPSELADWMRHAGLELNEFTGMHYNPFTRECTLGGNVHVNYLAHGRRPEDA encoded by the coding sequence ATGACTGAAAACCACACAGCCAACGTCGACACCGCTGAGATCGCGCGTTTCGAGGCACTGGCGGACCGGTGGTGGGACAGCGAGGGCGACTTCAAGCCGCTGCACGACATCAACCCTGCGCGCCTCGAGTACATCGACCAGCGGGTCGGGCTCGATGCCAAGCGGGTTCTGGACATCGGCTGCGGCGGCGGCATCCTCGCCGAGTCGATGGCCCGTCGCGGCGCCACGGTCACGGCCATCGACATGGCCGCGGCGCCGCTTGCCGTGGCGCAACTCCACCTGCGCGAGTCCGGACTGGAGGTCGAGTACCTGAAATCGACGGCCGAGGACCATGCCGCGGCGCGCCCCGCCAGTTATGACGTGGTGACCTGCCTGGAGATGCTCGAGCACGTGCCGGACCCGTCGCAGGTGGTCGCCGCCTGTCGCAGCCTCGTCAAGCCGGGCGGCCACGTGTTTTTCTCCACCATCAACCGCAACGCGAAGGCCTGGGTCATGGCGATCTTCGGCGCCGAGTACGTGCTGCGGCTGCTGCCGCGCGGCACGCACGAGTACGCCAAGCTCATCCGGCCGTCCGAGCTGGCGGACTGGATGCGGCACGCCGGCCTGGAATTGAACGAGTTCACCGGCATGCACTACAACCCGTTCACGCGCGAATGCACGCTGGGCGGCAACGTGCACGTCAATTACCTCGCCCATGGCCGCCGGCCGGAGGATGCATGA
- the gph gene encoding phosphoglycolate phosphatase (PGP is an essential enzyme in the glycolate salvage pathway in higher organisms (photorespiration in plants). Phosphoglycolate results from the oxidase activity of RubisCO in the Calvin cycle when concentrations of carbon dioxide are low relative to oxygen. This enzyme is a member of the Haloacid Dehalogenase (HAD) superfamily of aspartate-nucleophile hydrolase enzymes (PF00702).) has product MRRHAAVLFDLDGTLADTAPDLAAALNQMLQEDGRSPLPFAQLRPWVSWGAMRMIRVGYGDALGEVELQALRGRFLSCYEAGLCRESRLFPGVAELLAALESAGVPWGIVTNKPGWLTEPLLGALGLGGRAGTVISGDTLPHAKPHPMPLLHAARELEVEPRGCTYVGDNIRDIEAGRAAGMRTVAAAWGYIPHDDDPAAWLADALLEDAWALARWLDQADALPGVA; this is encoded by the coding sequence ATGAGGCGCCACGCGGCAGTCCTGTTCGATCTCGACGGCACGCTGGCCGACACTGCGCCCGACCTGGCTGCAGCGCTGAACCAGATGCTGCAGGAGGACGGTCGCTCGCCCCTGCCTTTCGCCCAGCTGCGCCCCTGGGTGTCGTGGGGGGCGATGCGCATGATCCGGGTGGGTTACGGTGACGCGTTGGGCGAGGTCGAGTTGCAGGCCCTTCGCGGGCGCTTCCTGTCCTGTTACGAGGCCGGCCTGTGCCGTGAGTCGCGCCTGTTTCCCGGCGTCGCGGAATTGCTGGCAGCGCTTGAATCCGCCGGTGTCCCGTGGGGCATCGTCACCAACAAGCCGGGCTGGCTCACCGAGCCCCTGCTCGGCGCACTCGGTCTCGGCGGTCGCGCCGGCACCGTGATCAGCGGCGATACACTGCCCCACGCCAAGCCGCATCCCATGCCGCTGCTGCATGCGGCCCGCGAGCTCGAAGTAGAGCCGCGCGGCTGCACCTACGTGGGCGACAACATTCGTGACATCGAGGCGGGACGGGCCGCCGGCATGCGCACCGTCGCCGCGGCCTGGGGTTACATCCCGCACGACGACGACCCCGCGGCCTGGCTGGCCGATGCGCTGCTCGAGGATGCCTGGGCCCTGGCACGCTGGCTCGACCAGGCCGACGCGCTGCCGGGGGTGGCATGA